ACGCACTCGTCTCCGGCGACAAGGCGGCGCCGAATCCGATCTACGCGCGCCTCCACAATCCGACGGTCGCCCGCTTCGAGAACGCCCTCGCCGACCTCGAAGGCGCCGAGGCCGCGGTCGCCTTCGCCAGCGGGATGGCGGCACTCACGGCGGCCCTGCTGGCGGCCCGCGCCGACGGCGGTCACGTCGTCGCCACGCGGCCCATCTACGGCACGACCGACCACCTGCTCACGTGCGAGTTGATGGGGATGGAGGTCACCTGGACGACGCCAGCGGGCGTGGCCGAGGCTCGGAGGCCGGACACAGCGCTGGTCATCACCGAGACGCCTGCCAACCCGACACTCGCCCTCGTCGACATCGAGGCGGTCGTCGCACAGGCGGGCGACGTGCCCGTCTTGGTGGACTCGACGTTCGCGACACCGGTTCTCCAGCAGCCCATCGCCCATGGAGCAGCGCTCGTCATGCACAGCGCCACCAAGTTCCTCGGCGGCCACGGCGACGTGGTAGCAGGCGTCGTGGCCTGTGGCGAGGGCTGGGCACGTCGGCTTCGTCAGGTACGCGTGGCGACCGGTGCGCTCCTGCACCCGCTGGCGGGCTACCTCCTCCACCGCGGGCTGGCGACGCTCCCGCTTCGCGTCGAACGCGCGCAGGGGACAGCCGCTGCACTGGCGGCTCGGCTCGTCGG
Above is a genomic segment from Bacteroidota bacterium containing:
- a CDS encoding PLP-dependent aspartate aminotransferase family protein yields the protein MELPLDLATRAVHSGRDDLAALGVHALPIDLSSTYPFTDLDGATASLDALVSGDKAAPNPIYARLHNPTVARFENALADLEGAEAAVAFASGMAALTAALLAARADGGHVVATRPIYGTTDHLLTCELMGMEVTWTTPAGVAEARRPDTALVITETPANPTLALVDIEAVVAQAGDVPVLVDSTFATPVLQQPIAHGAALVMHSATKFLGGHGDVVAGVVACGEGWARRLRQVRVATGALLHPLAGYLLHRGLATLPLRVERAQGTAAALAARLVGHDAIAAVHYPGLPAGDPERLVGCQMDGPGTMLAFEVHGGYDAARAVCESVSLMTPAVSLGSVDTLIQHPAGLTHRVLSDEARLSGGIAPGLLRLSVGLESADDLWADLARALATAPAAALAA